The following is a genomic window from Verrucosispora sp. WMMD573.
CTGACCACACGGTTGATAGCAAAGCTTCACGAAGGGCGGCGGACTCGTTCCGCCGCCCTTCGCCATGGGCGGGCCGGCGAGGTCCCGGAACGCCGGGCGAGACCGTCAGTCGGTCAGCTCGACCCGGATGCCCACCGTGCCGCCCTCCCCCCGGCGCAGCCGGCTGCCGAGCAGGGTGAGCCGGCCGATCACCCGGTATTTCTGCTTGATCAGGCCACGAATGCGGTTGGTCGCGCCGGGATCGTAGAGGCTCGCCCGAGCGGGTACCGCCTCGCCGTGCGGCCGACCGCGTACGTCGCAGGGGGCCACCGTGACGTTCCCACTGCGGCGGATCCGTTTCACCTTGCCGGCGTCGGCCGCCGACCAGACCGCCAGGGCGTCGCCGTCGCGGACCGCCCAGACCGGGGTCGGCACTGCACGACCGTCCTTACGGAAGGTCGTCAGGAGGATGTACTTCTCGGCCGAGAGGCGGTCCAACGTGGTCACGCCGCCAGGATACGGGTGCTACGGCCGACTGAGCGGCCGGATAGCGTGAAGCATGTGACGGGGGAGCCACGGATCGGTGACGTCTTCGGGGAACTGCTGCGCGACGCGCTGGCCGTGGCGACCGGGGTCGGTCCCCGGCCGCTGGCCGGTGGGCGCCTGCCCCGCCCGGTCATCGAGATCATCGAGCGGGACGACGGGCTGATCAACGGCGCACCGGCCGCGCACTATCTCGACGGACCGCAGGACTGGCAGCCGCACGATCACCGGGCGGTCGACCGGGTACGCGGCGCGACGCTGGACGTCGGTGTCGGCGGCGGACGGATCGCGCTGCTGTTACAGGAGCGGGGCGTACCGGTCACCGGGCTGGACACCTCGGCCGGCGCGTTGCAGGTGTGCCGCCGTCGGGGCGTACGCGACCTGGTGCACGCCACCGTCGACGAGCACGCCGCGAGCGGGCGGCGGTACGACACCTTCCTGCTGCTCGGCAACAACCTCGGCCTGATCGAGGGGCGGGAACGGGCGCCGGCGTTCCTCGCCGCGCTGGCGGCTCTGGCCCGCCCCGGCGCGCGGTTGATCGCCCACGGCACCGACCCGTACGGCACCCGCGATCCGGTGCACACCACCTACCACGAGCACAACCGGCGGCGGGGCCGCCTGGGCGGGCAGCTGCGGCTGCGCCTGCGCTACCGCGAGCTGGGTACGCCCTGGTTCGACTACCTGGTCTGTTCACCGGAGGAACTCGCCGAGCTGGTGCACGGCTCCCCTTGGAAGTTGGTCGACGTGGACAACCACGACGCCCCGTACTATCTCGCCACCCTGCAACTGACCGGCTGAGCCGGCGACCCGCGCACCGCGGAAGTGTTGAGAAGGGCACCCTGCTCCGCCGGAGGCGTCAGCAGGGAGCCCTTCCCGACACCTCAAACCTGAACGGTCGGCGGAAGCTGCTCCGGGGGGAGCCCGCCGTCACCGTCGACCACCTCGTCGGGCTGGCCGTCCTCGTCGATGTCGACCATCGTGACGTCCACCTTGCCGTCCCCGTCGGTGTCGAACTGGAACAGGTCGGCTTTCCCGTCCCCGTCGGTGTCGACCACCCACACGTCGGTACGGCCGTCGTTGTTGGTGTCGGCACGCAGCAGCTCGACGCGCTCGTCGCCGCGCGTCTCGACGATCCCCTCGGCGCCCGCGCCGTCCACGGTCTCCGGTGCCTGGCTCATCTGCTCGTCCTTCCCTCGGTTGTCGGCGATCTGTACCCGATCCCGCCCGCCCCCACGCATGCCACCGATGCCGGCGCTGCATAGGGTCGCAGCATGACTGAGCGGAGCGTACGGGCTGACCCCCGGCGTGGCGGCGATCCCGCGCGCCGCAGGCGTGAGCCGGGGACCGATTCTCACGGTGCGGTGGTGTCGCGATGACGGAACGGTTCGTGGTGGTGGGTGCCGGCACGATGGGTCTCGGCATCGCGTACGTGGCGGCGGGCAGCGGGCACACGGTGGAACTGGTCGAGGTGGACCGGGAGCGCGGTGCCGCTGCGGTGCGGCGGCTCACCGAACTCGGGGAGCGGGCCGTGCGGCGGGGCAGACTCAGCGCCGAGCAGGCCGCTGCCGACCGGGAACGGATCACCCTGCGGGCGGGACTCGCCGAGGTCGCACCGGTGCCGGACGTGATCGTGGAGGCGGTGCCGGAACGGGCCGAACTCAAGCGGGCCGTGCTCGCCGAGGCGGAGGCGCTGCACCCGGCGCTGCTGGGCAGCAACACCTCAAGCATTCCGATCGCCGACCTTGCGGCGGAGCTGACCCGGCCGGAGCGCTTCTGCGGGCTGCACTTCTTCAACCCGGTCTGGGCGATGGCGCTGCTGGAGATCGTGGTCGGGCCGGCCACCGCCCCGCAGACCACGGACGCGGCCGTCAGGCTCGCCGGGCGGCTGGGCAAGGACCCGGTCGTGGTACGCGACATGCCGGGCTTCGCCACGTCACGCCTCGGCGTGACCCTCGGGCTGGAGGCGATCCGCATGGTCGCCGACGGGGTGGCCAGCCCCGCCGACATCGACAAGGCGATGGTGCTCGGCTACCGACACCCGATCGGGCCGCTGGAACTGACCGACCTGGTCGGTCTGGACGTGCGCCTGGACATCGCGCGGACGTTGCAGGCGGCGTACGGCGACCGGTTCGCTCCGCCGCCGCTGCTGGCGGAGCTGGTCGCCGCCGGTCGGTTGGGCAAGAAGTCCGGGCACGGCTTCTACCGGTGGACCGACGGGGTGCGCTCGGCCGGCAGCGAACCCTTCGAGGCTGTCGGCGACGCTCCGGCGGCATCGATCCCGGGCGGTGCGGGCTCGCCGGAGGCGGCACGATGAGCGGGCTGCGGGTCGAGGAACGGCCGGACCGACTGGTGGTCACGCTGGACCGGCCGGAGAAGCGCAACGCCATCGACGCCGCCCTGATCGCGGCCCTGCACCAGGTCTGCGCCGAGTTGGAGGCACGCCCTCGGATGCTGCTGCTGACCGGCGGCACCGACGGGATCTTCGCCGGCGGGGCGGACATCGCCCAGCTGCGGGAGCGGGGCCGGCTGGATGCGCTGGCCGCGATCAACTCGGCGGCCTTCGCCCGGATCCGGGCGCTGCCGATGCCGACCGTGGCGGCGATCGACGGCCCGGCCCTCGGTGGTGGCGCGGAGCTGGCGTACGCCTGCGATCTTCGGGTCTGCTCCGAGCGGGCGGTGTTCGGCCAGCCGGAGGTGCGGCTCGGCATTCTCGCCGGTGCCGGTGCCACCCACCGGTTGCCGGCGCTGGTGGGCGAGGCGCTGGCCAAGGAGCTGTTGTTCACCGGCCGGCGGGTGGACGCGGCGGAGGCGCTGCGCATCGGCCTGGTGAACCGGGTGGTGGCCACGCCGGACGAGCTGCTGCCGGCGGCCCACGCGCTGATCGACGAGATGGCCAAGGGCTCGGCGTTGGCGCTGCGGTTGACCAAGCTCGCCGTCGACGCCCCGGCCGCCGCGCATCCCCAGCTGGACCTGGTCAGCCAGGCGGTGCTCTTCACCGACGAGGAGAAGCAGCGCAGGATGACGGAGTTCCTGGAACGGCGGCGCGGACGCTGACACCCCCGCAAGCAGCGACGGCCGCACCGGATCGCGGTGCGGCCGTCGGCGTCGGCCGGCTCAGGAGGCCAGCGCGGCCAGCGGTACGTCGGCGTCGGCGAGCGCCCGGATCACCGCAGCCGACTCGCTGAAGCCGATGATCAGCACCGCATCGGCCCCGAACTGCTTGATCTGCTTGGCGCCCTCACCGAAGTTGATCGGGGCGGCCTCGGCGTCCTCTCCTGGCTCGTAGCCGAGCAGCTTCACCTTGTCGCCGCCGAAACCGGCCCGCTCCAGCTCGGCCCGGACGACCTCCTGGAGCCCTTTGCCGTAGGAATCCTCACGCGCCACGATAGCGATCTTCTGCGGGCCGTCCCGGAGGATCACGTCGGCCAGCGCCCGCCCCTGAAGGCTGTCCGGCGGGGCAGTGCGGAAGTAGAGGCCCTTGTCGTCGGCGTTGGTGAGGTCCGCCGCCGTGTTCGACGGGGAGAAGAGGATCAGACCGGCGTCCACCACGTCGGGCAGGACCGCCGCGGAGATCCCGGAGCCACCGGCACCGATGATCACGTGTACGCCGGCATCGACGTGACCGGCCACGGTCGCCTTGGCCACAGCCGGGCTGGTGCCGTCGTCGCCGTCGATCCAGACCACGTCCTCGCCGAGCACCCCACCGGCCGCGTTGATCTCCTTGAGCGCCAGCGCGGCACCGGCCGCCAGCGGCGGGTTGGCCAGCGCCAGGTCACCGGTCTTGGGCAGCAGGCCACCCAGGACCAGCGGCGCACCGCTCTCCGGGTTGGGAAAGTTGCCGGTTTGCCGCTTTGCCTTCGGCGGTGCCTTCTTGCTGGCGGTCGACTCGTCCCCGGCGCCGACGAACTCCGTCTTGGCGTCGTTGAGCTGTTGACCGTCGAAGTGCAGGGTGGCGTAACTGGCGGTGGCCGGCTCGCCCGCGTCCGTGAAGCCGGCCCGGGTGATCGACACGCTGCGGTACTCGATGTCGGTGCCCTGGCGGGCCAGCCGCAGGCACTGACTCGCCGTGGTGCAGCTGGTGCCGTTGTTCGTGACGCCCACGATCTGCTTGGCGATGTCCGCGGGGTCGGTCGACCCGGCCAGCTGCGCCGCGAGCGCGCTGATCAGCACCGCGTCGTACGCCTCGGCGGCGTAGAGGTAGTCGGTCAACCGGGGATCCACGGACCGTAGCCGGTTCTTGAAGTCGTCCGGCAGCGGCGTGAGCGGGGTGGTGCCCTTCATCCCGTCGACCAGGCCGGCGCGATCCTTCAACTCCTCCGGGTACGAGTTGAGCATGTTGCCGTCCGTGCCGTAGAGGCGCACCTGTTGGGTGGTCGCCTCCTCGGGCTGGTCTTCTCCGCAGGCACTGGTGGCGAGCAGGACCGTGGCGCAGACAGCCAGGATGGCCGTCCGCGAGCCGCGCGACATGTGCATGGTCGTCCTTCCTCGGGCGAAGGTCCGCTGCGCAGACTAGCGTGCCGTGACCGGCGGCGGGACCGTGGAGGCAGGTCTATCCGCAGGTCGCCTCCGCCATGTGCGGAGAGTAACCATGGTGGGCTCCTTGACCGGCACCCGTACTGTGCGGTCCGTGACCGACTCGCCACAGCAGATGTTCGAGGATGCCGCCGCCATCCTCAGCTCGGCCCTCGACGGGGACTCCGAGGCGGTGGTGGGGACCTTCGACGCGGTGGTCGACCGGGCCGGCCTGTCCGGGGTGTACGACGTGGCGTGGTGCCTGGCCGCGACGATGATCGGGGATCCGGTGCCGCCCGGGGCCTGCGCGCTCGACTTTCCCGGGATCGACCAGGCCGGATACGACGCGCGGTGGGTGGCCCGCTTCGTCAGCGCGTACGCCAACGCCGACCTCGACACCGCCCGGGCGCTGTTCGGCGCGGCGGCGGCCGACGGGCTGCTGCCGGACTGCCTGCTCACCCTGGCCGGCTCGACCGTGGCGACGCTGCGGCATCGGGCCGCCTGACCGTTCGAGCCGGTCGACGCGCCCGGCGCGGCGCTCATGCCGGCGAGTGGATCAGTGTCGTCGCATAGCGGGAGAGCAGCTCGTGCCAACCGGCGGTCAGGGCTTGTCGGTAGCCCTCCGCAGCCGTGCCGTGCCGGTCGAAGTGCCGGTGCGTCACCTCGATGAGGGTGCCGGATTCGGCGGGCGTGAAGAGCACCTCGACCTCGCTGGCCCGCGCCGGGTCGGGCACCGGCGCGCGATCCGCACCGATCTGCCAGGTGAAGACCAGACGGCGGGGCGGATCCCAGGTCAGCACCCGCCCCCAGTCGTTGCGGAAGCCGTACGGCCCGACCTCGTAGAGCATCCCGCCGGGGCGGGGCTCCATGCCCAGCTCGGCCAGGACTTCCGGACCCGACCAGGTGTACTCCATCACCCACCAGTCGGCGAGCCGACCGGTGAAGACCTGGTACGCCCGCTCCGCGGAGGCGGGTACGCGCAGGGTGTTGCGGAGCGCGAACCGCTCAAGGTCCTGCTGGATCTCGGTTGGATCGGCCATCCCCTGTCCCATAGGCCCGGACCATACCGGCTCATGCCTCGGTGCGCAGCTTCCCCCGATGTCCGTCCCGCCTGATGATCGTCGTAGTCGCCGATCTCGATCGATCCTGTGGTCCCGATGCGTCTTCCCAACGGGATGGCCGTCCGCAGAGCGGGTATGCGCGGCGGGACGTCGCCGGACGGTCCGCGACGGTGAGGCGGAGCGGGACATGACAGAAAGCGCAGAGCCCTCGGTGTCCGGTGTCGGGCAGCCAACCGGTCCGAACGGTGGCGGTGAGCCGGAGCCGGACGTGCTGCTCGACGTCCCGACGGTCTCGGTCAAGTCGATCCAGCTCTCCGTGGACCGGCTGGACGCCGATCTGTCCCTGCGGACCCGGCTCGCCGGTCTGCTTCAACTCGACGCCGGTGTCCGCGTGCACGTCGAGGGCGTCGAACTCGACATTGAGGGCGTGGAGGCGCAGGCCCTGCTGAAGGTGCGCCTGGAGAAGCTGGTGACGATCCTCGACCGCGCGCTGGCCACCATCGACCGCAACCCTCAGGTCATCGACGCGTTGGCCAGAACTGCGAGTGCGGCGTTGGCGGACGTGGACCGGGCAGTGGCAGGAGCCGCTGCCGCGGGCGAGCAGGTGGTCGCCACTGCCGCACCCGTCACCGATCCGGTCGTGGAGCGGACCGACCCCGCGACCCGACGGACCGGACCGGTGTCCGCACCGGCCGCCTCCCGGTCCGCCGGCCCGGTGAGTGGACCTTCCGAGCGACCCAATCGGAACCCACCCTCGGCGGTGGTGGCCAACTCCGACCGGCAGTCACCCGTCGGTGGGCCGGACGAGGTCGTCGGCCCGTCGAGTCGGGCGGCCGGCGCACCGGGGCCGGTGGCCGGGCCGCCCGGTGTGGCAACAGACGACCTGGGTCAACAGGTGGGCTCCATCGGTGCGGTCGCCGACCGGACCGGGCGGCCCGGTCGGACCGAGCGGCCCGAGACCGAGGCGCCGCCGCCGGAGCAGGGCCCGCCCGACCACCCCGAGACGTCCGGCCCGCGGCAGCTCGCCGAGCAGGCGGGAGAGACACTGCTACAGGCCGGCCGCAGCGTCTGGGAGGCGATCCAGGGCGGTGTGGCGCAGCGCCGGCAACAGGACGGCTAGCCGGTCGGTGACCGGACGCGACGCCTGCATGGTCGTGCCGTTACTCCTCCGACTGGGTGCAGCAGTGGTCGGTGCAGCCCGAGGTCCGGCCGGTGGTCTCGGCGACCGGCCCGGGTGCGCAGTCGTCGCAGTGCTCGCCGCGCCACGCCTGCACGCCTTCCCGCACCGCGACCCCGGCGATGACGAGCGCGGCGATCGGGTCGGCCCAGGACCAGCCCCACAGCGCGTTGAGAAGCAGACCGACGAGCAGCACCGCGGACAGGTACGTGCACAGCAACGTCTGGGTGGAGTCGGCGATGACCGTGGCTGAGCCGAGTTCACGACCGGTGCGTCGCTTGGCGGCGACCAGCAACGGCATGACGATAAGCGACGCCACGGCCAGGCCGATCCCGACCGGGCTGGCATCGGCTGCACCGCCGGCCAGCAGCGAGCGGAGCGCGTCGAAGGTCACCCAGGCGGCCAGGGCGAAGAAGGAGAGGCCGATCAGCCGCAGCGCGAGCCGTTCCCGGTCCTCGGGCACCCGGGAGCGGAACTGCCAGATGACCACCGCCGCGCTGCTGACCTCGACGAACGAGTCCAGGCCGAAGCCGACCAGCGCGGTGGATGAGGCCGCCGTCCCGGCGGCGATCGCGACCAGGCCCTCCAGCAGGTTGTAGCCGGCGGTGGCGTAGGCGAGCCGCAGGCTGCGTCGGGACAGCACCGCCCGCCGTTCGGGAGCCAGTGCCGACGTGCTCACGCCCGCGCCCCGTTCGGGGTGCCGGAAGACCGGGTGGTCGGAAACCGTCGACCGTTGCTGTCCCCTTCCGTGAGTTCGACGAAGGGCAACGGGCAGCTCGGGCTGTCGGCGCAGGCGATCAGGTCGTCACAGCCGGCGGAGACGGCGGCCTGAAGGGTGTCGCGGATGACCTTCAGGTCCGCCAATTTCCGCTCGACCTCGGCGAGCTTGTTTCTGGCCCGAGCTTGCAGGCCGCTGTCAGGTCGACGGCCGTGCCGGTGGCGACCGGCGTCGAGCAGTTCGGTGACCTCATCGAGGGTGAAGCCCAGATGCTGCGCCGTCTTGATGATCCGGAGCAGGGTGACCGTCTCGGCCGGATAGATCCGATGGCCACCCGGTGATCGCTGCGGGTCGGCGAGCAGGCCGCGGCGCTCGTAGTAGCGCAGGGTCTGTCGGTTGACGCCGGCCGCGTCGGCCAACTCCCCACTGCGCAGCCCGTACGACGTCATCGCCGCCGCCGTACGGCGGAGACACGGTCGGCGAGAGCGTCGAGCACGTCGACGTGCTCGACCGGCACGCGGACGTCCAAGGTCAGCGAGGCCGGGTCGGGTCGGAACAGGTCGAAGGTGAAGAACGAGCAGCACGACGATTCGCGGGCGGTCAGCTCGCGGGCCGTCTCCTCCACCTGCGTCGCGCTGTCGAGTCGCAGCCGCAGCTGCCGCGCCGACGCCCGCTCCGCCGTGCGCACTGCCATGCCGAAGAACCTGTCGAACTCGGCGAGCCGCAACGGCCGTCGCGCCGTCGGCAGGGTGCACGCATCCGGCACCCACGCCGATCCGGTGGTGATGTCCTGGTCACTCATACCTCGACGGTAAGCCTGTACCCGGGTACCGGATGCAAGCGCTGGGCCGACCACCCCACCTGGCCGATTGGTCGTATGACCGTGGTGCGACGGAAAATCTTGGACAGTTCCCGTTAACGCAGAACGCAGAACGGTAACTGTCCAAGATCTGTGCCGGATGTGGAGCCGCCGGCTCCGCGAGCAGGATGATCACCAGGGCGATCGGTTCCAACCAACGGGGCGCAAAGCAGAACGCCGACCGGCGTTTCCGCTGATCGGCGTTGCAATAGCCCGGCGAAAGGCTATGTGGCCAGGGGCGGGGTCGAACCGCCGACCTTCCGATTTTCAGTCGGACGCTCGTACCAACTGAGCTACCTGGCCGTGGTGCTCGGCTCATGCTACCCAACCTGCGGGATCGCCGCTGGGACGGGTCACATGCCCCGATACGCAGAACGCCGCGCGAGGTGCGCGGCGTCAGCGCTTGCGGTCCTGACGGGACTTGAACCCGCGACCTCCGCCTTGACAGGGCGGCGAGCACTCCAACTGCTCCACAGGACCTTGCTGGTGTTGCCTCCGGCCTGAGCCGAACCGTGCCCCCAACGGGATTCGAACCCGTGCTACCGCCTTGAAAGGGCGGCGTCCTGGGCCGCTAGACGATGAGGGCGGCCCCGCCATCATTGCACACTCGCAACGTTTAGCGGACTTGCTCCCATCCGGCCCCGCCGGAGGCTTCGAAAGCATACGTGATGGCGTACCGGTCGACCAAACCGGTATGGCGGCAGCCACAACGACCCGAAAAACGCCAGCTCGGAGCCGGTCTAGGTGAGCCTGGCGACGCCGTGTTCGCGCTTCAGGCCGGCGATCAACTTGGTGCAGGCCGCGAGGGTGGCCGAGCGGTTGCCGCCCCCGTCGTGCAGCAGCACCACGGCTCCGGGACGGGCCGACCGCTTCACCCGCTTCTCGATGGTGGCCGCGGTCGGCTTGGCCCAGTCCTGTGGGTCGACGGACCAGTGCAAGGAGCGCATGTCGAGCTGCTTGGCGACCTTCACCACCTCGGCGGTCCACCGGCCACCGGGCTGCCGGTAGAACGGCACCTTCGCGTCCGGCACGGCCCGCCGGATCTCCCGGTTGGTGCGTACCAGGTCGGCGCGGATCTCGGAGACCGGCCGCCGGGCCAGGTCCAGGTCGTGGTCCCAGCTGTGGTTGCAGAGCTGGTGCCCCTCCCGGACGATCCGTCGCAGCAGACCCGGATGCTTGCGGACCTGGGCACCCACCACACAGAAGGTGGCGGTCACCTTGGCAGCCTTCAGCCGGTCGAGCACCTTCGGCGTCCAGGCCGGGTCCGGGCCGTCGTCGAAGGTGAGGGCCACCTTCTTGGTGCCCGTGGTGCGGATCAGCCCGGCCGGCAGTTTCACCGGCAGCGGCCGTAGCCGGGGCTTCGGCGGCACGGTACGAGCCGGCGACGGGGCCGGCTCCGGCGGCAGGGCGGCTGAGGGTGGCGGGCTGGACGGGGCGGTGACCGCCGGGGCGCCGCTACCGCCGCCGCAGCCGGCGGCGAGCAGGACGACCAGGCCGGCAAGGGACGCCAGGACGGCACGGTGACGCATCGTTCGCTCCCGAGAGGGGGTTCGGGGTACGCGGACGCCCCGACGCTAGTTCACCCGGCTCGGGTGGCACCACGACGGGTCAGGAGGCGGCCGGACGGTTCAGTGCGTCGTGCACGGCGACGGTGAGGGAGACCGCCTCGGTCAGGTCGGTCGGGCGGATCACTCCGGCGGGCAGGGCCCGGGCCGGCCAGCCCGGCCCGGCCGCGAGCACCAGCATCGGCCGGCTCGACGCGGTGAGCAGGGCGGTGAGTTGGGCCGGGTCGGCGGTGGCCCGAGTCTGCGACCAGAGCACCACGGCGGCCGGACCGGTCCGGTCGATCGCGGCGAGCAGTGCCGCCGCCGGCACCCGGGCACCGAGCATCCGGTAGCCGACCCCGGCCTCGGCCAACGCTGCGGCGAGCGCCTCCAGCGGCAGGCTGTGCTGCTCCTCGTCGGCGCAGGAGAGCAGGACTCGAGGTGCCCCGGGGGCGGAGCCGGCGGACGCCACCATGCTCAACGCCGCCGAGACGCAGCGGGACACCAGATGCTCGACCTCGATCAGCAGGCCGGTGGTGGCGTGCCGCTCGCCGATGCCGACGAGCAGCGGGCGGAGCAGTCGGTCCCAGGTCGCGACCACGCCGTCGGCGGCGATGGCGCGGGAGATCGTCTCACTGATCGACGCGGCGTCCAGGCGCATCGCGGCGCGGGCCAGCCCTCGGGCGGCCGGCCCGGCCCGGCCGACCGGGATGGTCGTACCACCGCCGTCCCGTCGCCTGCGCACGGCACGGGAGATGTCGACAGGCGCGAGAGGGTCGGGTGCCTCACGGGCCCACCGGGCCGCCTCGGCAGGACTCACCCCTTCGGCGGTGAGCCGTCGCATCACCTCCAGCCGAGCCAGATCTGCCGGCGTGTAGCGCCGGTGGTGGCCCGGAATGTGCTGGCTGGGCCCGAGGCCGTATCGCTGGTGCCAGGTACGCAGTGTGGTCACCGCGACCCCCAGGCGCTGGGCGACCATGCCCGCGCTCAGCGCCTCATCGGCCACCCGGCCGCTCCGGCGCGTCGTAGGCCGGCTGGGTGGGTTGCAGCAGCCGATCCAGGACACCACCCAGCCACGGCGCGTAGGCGTCGGGATCCTGGCGGAGCGCGGCGGCGAGCTGGGACGGCTCGACCCAGCGCAGTTCCGCCACCTCGGTCGGCTCGGGGCTGATCGACCCGTCGGGGGCGAACTCGCCGCGCAGGACGTGGTCGTACTCGACCTCGACCCGCCCGGTGGTCGGATCCTCGGCGCGGTAGACGTAGACGCCGATCTCGCTCAGCGGCACCGGCTCGGCACCCAGTTCCTCGGACAGCCGCCGGTTGGCGGCATCGGTCAGGGCCTCGCCCGGCTTCGGGTGGCCGCAGCAGGAGTTGGCCCAGCGCAACGGGAAGCGGGTCTTCGTCGCCGCGCGGCGCTGGAGCAGCACCCGGCCGTCCGGCGCCACGAGCAGTACGGAGAACGCCCTGTGCAGCTGACCGGGCGGCTGATGGGCGGCGGCCACCGTGGCCGCCCCGACGGGGCGGCCGGTGTCGTCGACCAGTTCGACGAGGTGGCCCTCCCGGGACTCCGGCATCAGCGCCACCCCCCGGTCCCGCGCTCCGGGCCGGTCACTGCCCTGCTGCTGCTCATCGATGCTCCCCGGTGATCCGGCCGGCGGCCAGCTTGCCGGAGATCAGCACCATCGGCACGCCGACACCGGGCTGGGTGCCCGAGCCGACGAACACCACGTTGGACAGCGAGCGGTGCAGGTTCGACGGCCGGAACGGGCCCGTCTGGAACAGGGTGTGCGCGGAGGCGAACGGGGTACCGGCCGCCATGCCCTGCTCGGCCCATTCGGCCGGGGTGATCGCCCGCAGCACCTCGACGCCCGCGCCGAAGCCGACGTAGCCGCGCTCCTCCAACGTGGTGACGAGCTGGTCGGTGTAGCGGGCGGTGAGGTCGCCGCGCCAGTCGAAGGGCGCCCGGTCGAGGTTCGGCACCGGAGCCAGCACGTAGTACGTGTGCTTGCCGGCTGGCGCCACCGCCGGATCCGTCCGGCTCGGGTTGGTGACCAGCAGGGACGGGTCGGACATCAGGTGTCCGCGTCGGATGACCTCGTCGAAGGTGCCCTGCCAGGCCCGGCCGAAGTGGATGTTGTGGTGGGCGATGCGGCGGTAGCCCTGGGTCGAGCCGACGTGCAGTACGACACACGAGGGAGAGTAGGTGAGCCGGCGCTGCCGGGCCGACGGCAGCAGGTCGCGGTAGGCCACCGGAAGATCGGGGTTGAGCACCACGGCGTCGGCGGGGACGAACTCCCCATCGGCGGTCACCACCCCGGTGGCCCGCCCGTTCGCGGTCTCCACCCGGGTCACGGTGGTGCCGTACCGGATGCGTACGCCGTGCTTCTCGGCGGCGCCGGCCAACCCCCGAGAGACCGCGTGGATGCCGCCGCGCGGGAAGAAGACCCCGGCCACCGAGTCGAGGTACGCGATGACCGCGTAGATGGCCAGCGCGTCGTGCGGGGCGAGACCCGCGTACATCGCCTGGAAGGAGAAGATTCGTCGGGTACGCGGATCACGGAAAAACTGGTTGATCTTGGTTTGCAGTCGCCGGAAGGCGCCGGTGGCGACGAGTTTGAGCAGGTTACCGGTGAGCAGGTCGGTCGGTGCGTCGAGATTGCGTTCGATGAAGTCGGCCCGCTCAAGGCGCCACAGGTTGCGCGCGAAGTCGACGAACCGTAGGTAGCCGTCGGCCTCCCGAGGCCCGCAGACCCGGGAGATCTCCGCCGCCATCGCGGTGGTGTCGGTGAGCACATCCAGCGTGGAGCCGTCCGGATAGTAGGCCCGGTAGGCGGGGTCGAGCGGCACCAGGTCGAGCCAGTCGGTCAGCTCCTCGCCCACCGCGCCGAGCGCCTCGGCGATCAGATCGGGCATGGTGAGCACCGTGGGGCCGGTGTCGAACTCGTAGCCGTCGACGCTGAGCCGACCGGCCCGTCCGCCCGGCACCGCCTCGCGTTCGAGCACTGTCACCTGGCGTCCGCTGCCCGCCAGGTGCAGCGCGCAGGCCAACCCGCCGAGGCCGGCCCCGACAACCACCACCCGATCAGTA
Proteins encoded in this region:
- the idi gene encoding isopentenyl-diphosphate Delta-isomerase is translated as MPESREGHLVELVDDTGRPVGAATVAAAHQPPGQLHRAFSVLLVAPDGRVLLQRRAATKTRFPLRWANSCCGHPKPGEALTDAANRRLSEELGAEPVPLSEIGVYVYRAEDPTTGRVEVEYDHVLRGEFAPDGSISPEPTEVAELRWVEPSQLAAALRQDPDAYAPWLGGVLDRLLQPTQPAYDAPERPGGR
- a CDS encoding MerR family transcriptional regulator; the encoded protein is MADEALSAGMVAQRLGVAVTTLRTWHQRYGLGPSQHIPGHHRRYTPADLARLEVMRRLTAEGVSPAEAARWAREAPDPLAPVDISRAVRRRRDGGGTTIPVGRAGPAARGLARAAMRLDAASISETISRAIAADGVVATWDRLLRPLLVGIGERHATTGLLIEVEHLVSRCVSAALSMVASAGSAPGAPRVLLSCADEEQHSLPLEALAAALAEAGVGYRMLGARVPAAALLAAIDRTGPAAVVLWSQTRATADPAQLTALLTASSRPMLVLAAGPGWPARALPAGVIRPTDLTEAVSLTVAVHDALNRPAAS
- the crtI gene encoding phytoene desaturase family protein, which translates into the protein MRTVDGRTDRVVVVGAGLGGLACALHLAGSGRQVTVLEREAVPGGRAGRLSVDGYEFDTGPTVLTMPDLIAEALGAVGEELTDWLDLVPLDPAYRAYYPDGSTLDVLTDTTAMAAEISRVCGPREADGYLRFVDFARNLWRLERADFIERNLDAPTDLLTGNLLKLVATGAFRRLQTKINQFFRDPRTRRIFSFQAMYAGLAPHDALAIYAVIAYLDSVAGVFFPRGGIHAVSRGLAGAAEKHGVRIRYGTTVTRVETANGRATGVVTADGEFVPADAVVLNPDLPVAYRDLLPSARQRRLTYSPSCVVLHVGSTQGYRRIAHHNIHFGRAWQGTFDEVIRRGHLMSDPSLLVTNPSRTDPAVAPAGKHTYYVLAPVPNLDRAPFDWRGDLTARYTDQLVTTLEERGYVGFGAGVEVLRAITPAEWAEQGMAAGTPFASAHTLFQTGPFRPSNLHRSLSNVVFVGSGTQPGVGVPMVLISGKLAAGRITGEHR
- a CDS encoding polysaccharide deacetylase family protein, with amino-acid sequence MRHRAVLASLAGLVVLLAAGCGGGSGAPAVTAPSSPPPSAALPPEPAPSPARTVPPKPRLRPLPVKLPAGLIRTTGTKKVALTFDDGPDPAWTPKVLDRLKAAKVTATFCVVGAQVRKHPGLLRRIVREGHQLCNHSWDHDLDLARRPVSEIRADLVRTNREIRRAVPDAKVPFYRQPGGRWTAEVVKVAKQLDMRSLHWSVDPQDWAKPTAATIEKRVKRSARPGAVVLLHDGGGNRSATLAACTKLIAGLKREHGVARLT